Part of the Vicingaceae bacterium genome, TGCATTGGCCAATCCTGATCCGGAGATAGGATATCATGAAGCGCTCAAATATCGTAAAGATGCTATTGTTGCCACCGGCAGAAGCGATTACCCCAATCAGGTGAATAACGTTTTGGGATTTCCGTATATTTTTCGCGGAGCATTGGATGTAAGGGCCACCACCATCAATGAAGAAATGAAATTGGCTGCAGTAAAAGCCATTGCGGAATTAGCCAAAGAACCTGTGCCCGAAATTGTTAATAAAGCATATGGAGAAAAAAACCTGGTTTTCAGTAAAGAATATATCATTCCCAAGCCTTTGGATCCAAGGTTGATCCTGAAAGTTGCCCCTGCAGTTGCCAAAGCAGCCATTGAGAGTGGCGTGGCTCAAATGCCGATTAAGGATTTCGACAAATATATTGAGTCGCTTAATCAACGGATGGGATTAGACAATAAATTGATCAGGAGCATTATAAACCGTGCCCAAAAAGAACCTAAACGGGTAGTTTTTGCCGAAGCCGATCATCATAAGATTTTAAAAGCTGCTCAAATTGTCAAAGACGATGGCATAGCTTTTCCCATTTTGTTAGGTAACGAGAAACGAATTCAGCAATTGATTAAAGAATACAATCTGGAATTGGACGGTGTCCCCATTATTGACCCGCGCAGTGATGATCAAGAAAAGGTTAGAGAAAAATATGCCAAAATTTTGTATGAAAAAAGAATGAGAAAAGGCATCACTCTTTGGGAAGCAAGGCAATTGATGAGGGAAAGAAATTATTTTGGGGCAGCCATGCTTGCCAATAATGACGCAGATGCCATGATCTCCGGGCTTACCAGAAATTATCCCGCCACCATTCGTCCTGCTTTGCAGGTTTTAGGAAAAGACGAAGGCGTTAATAAAATAGCAGGAATGTATGTGATTATAACAAAAGAAGGTCCCTATTTTCTTGCCGACACAACAGTCAATTTCAATCCGACGGCAGAAGAAATAGTCGATATTACGTTGCTTGTAGCCGAAATTGTTAAAAAGTTTGAGATCCAACCCAGGATCGCTTTGCTGTCGTATTCCAACTTTGGATCTTCTGATGGAGAAGAAGCAATAAAAATGAGCAAAGCGGTGGAACTGTTACACAAAAATCATCCGGATTTGATTGTAGATGGTGAGATTCAAGCAAATTTTGCATTGAATCAAGATTTGCTCAAAGAGTTGTTTCCTTTTTCCCGTTTGACCAATAATCGCCCCAATACTTTAATTTTCCCCAATCTGAGCGCCGGTAACATTGCTTATAAATTAATGCAGGAAATGGGCAAAGCCGAAGCAATCGGGCCAATATTGTTAGGATTAAAAAAACCACTCCATATTCTTCAGTTAGGAAGCTCTGTGCGTGAAATCGTCAACATGGTGGCTATTGCTGTGACTGATGCTCAAACACGGTTAAATAAATAACAAAATTATGTTTGCCTATATTTCCGGTAAAATTTCAGAGATATTTCCCAATTATCTTATCATCGATTGTCAAGGTGTGGGTTATTTTGTCCATATTTCCCTTCAAACCTACTCAAAACTTCAAAATACACAACAAGCTCTTATATACACTCAGTTAATCATACGTGAAGACGCACACCTTCTATATGGTTTTGCCACCAAAGAAGAGAAAGAACTTTTTAACCTCTTGATCGGCATTTCGGGCATTGGGCCGTCCACAGCCCTGATAATGCTTTCATCCCACTCACCCGATGAGATCAAACAGGCCATATCAACCGGAAATACTTCTCTCTTAAAAAGTATCAAAGGCATTGGGGGAAAAACAGCTGAAAGAATCATTGTCGAATTAAAAGATAAAATCGGCCATTTTTCTAAAACGGGAGAAAAAATTGCAATTGTACATAATAAAAATCGTGAAGATGCGTTAATGGCTCTTGTGGGGCTAGGATTTAATAAAACGGCGGCAGATAAGGTTTTAAGCAAGTTGTTTGCCGAAAATCCGGAATTGTCCACAGAAGAGGCAATTAAAGCGGCCTTAAAACAGCTTTAGAAAAAACATGAATTCACGCGGTATTTATCATATAACATACCTTGGTAATTTATTGCTCTTTTTGAGCGTTTTTACATTTTTTAAGAATAC contains:
- the maeB gene encoding malic enzyme, whose protein sequence is MKNKRKEQDALDYHSQGRPGKIEVVPTKPYSSQRDLSLAYSPGVAYPCLKIASNAEMAYNYTAKGNLVAVISNGTAVLGLGDIGPLASKPVMEGKGVLFKIFADIDVFDIEIDAKDVDKFVETVKAIAPTFGGINLEDIKAPECFEIEKRLKNELNIPIMHDDQHGTAIISGAALINALELAGKKINKIKVVVNGAGASAIACANLYLQLGVEKENLIMLDSKGVIHVDREDIDQYKRAFATKNTKLKTLEDAIKDADVFLGLSKGNILNKSHLDKMAKNPIIFALANPDPEIGYHEALKYRKDAIVATGRSDYPNQVNNVLGFPYIFRGALDVRATTINEEMKLAAVKAIAELAKEPVPEIVNKAYGEKNLVFSKEYIIPKPLDPRLILKVAPAVAKAAIESGVAQMPIKDFDKYIESLNQRMGLDNKLIRSIINRAQKEPKRVVFAEADHHKILKAAQIVKDDGIAFPILLGNEKRIQQLIKEYNLELDGVPIIDPRSDDQEKVREKYAKILYEKRMRKGITLWEARQLMRERNYFGAAMLANNDADAMISGLTRNYPATIRPALQVLGKDEGVNKIAGMYVIITKEGPYFLADTTVNFNPTAEEIVDITLLVAEIVKKFEIQPRIALLSYSNFGSSDGEEAIKMSKAVELLHKNHPDLIVDGEIQANFALNQDLLKELFPFSRLTNNRPNTLIFPNLSAGNIAYKLMQEMGKAEAIGPILLGLKKPLHILQLGSSVREIVNMVAIAVTDAQTRLNK
- the ruvA gene encoding Holliday junction ATP-dependent DNA helicase RuvA, with the protein product MFAYISGKISEIFPNYLIIDCQGVGYFVHISLQTYSKLQNTQQALIYTQLIIREDAHLLYGFATKEEKELFNLLIGISGIGPSTALIMLSSHSPDEIKQAISTGNTSLLKSIKGIGGKTAERIIVELKDKIGHFSKTGEKIAIVHNKNREDALMALVGLGFNKTAADKVLSKLFAENPELSTEEAIKAALKQL